A window from Streptomonospora salina encodes these proteins:
- a CDS encoding polyprenol monophosphomannose synthase → MPSPVTLPEPWARSAVSVVVPTYNEADNLPVLARALLESPLPELRLVVVDDGSPDGTGEIAEGIAGDYNTPDRRRVTVLHRTAKEGLGRAYVAGMTRALDDGAEFVVQMDADLSHPPGYIPQLLGTMLSTGAGVVIGSRYVPGGSLSQEWSPHRRLLSTWANSYVKAILAMPVRDVTAGFKIWRREALEAMDLETVGSSGYSFQVEMHYRAFSRGRKMVEIPIHFEDRREGDSKMDLAVQLESALRPFRLKSAERRARRR, encoded by the coding sequence ATGCCGAGCCCGGTGACCCTGCCCGAACCGTGGGCGCGGTCGGCGGTCAGCGTCGTCGTGCCGACCTACAACGAGGCGGACAACCTGCCGGTGCTCGCGCGCGCGCTGCTCGAATCGCCGCTGCCCGAGCTGCGGCTGGTCGTCGTCGACGACGGTTCGCCCGACGGCACGGGCGAGATCGCCGAGGGGATCGCCGGCGACTACAACACGCCCGATCGCCGTCGTGTGACCGTTCTGCACCGCACCGCCAAGGAAGGGCTGGGGCGCGCCTACGTCGCCGGAATGACCCGCGCCCTCGACGACGGCGCCGAGTTCGTCGTGCAGATGGACGCCGACCTCAGCCACCCGCCGGGCTACATCCCCCAACTGCTGGGCACCATGCTCTCCACCGGCGCGGGCGTGGTCATCGGCAGCCGCTACGTGCCCGGGGGAAGCCTGTCGCAGGAGTGGAGCCCGCACCGGCGGCTGCTGAGCACCTGGGCCAACAGCTACGTCAAGGCGATCCTGGCGATGCCCGTCCGCGACGTCACCGCCGGCTTCAAGATCTGGCGGCGTGAGGCGCTGGAGGCCATGGACTTGGAAACCGTCGGCAGCAGCGGCTACAGCTTCCAGGTCGAGATGCACTACCGGGCCTTCAGCCGCGGCCGGAAGATGGTGGAGATCCCGATCCACTTCGAGGACCGCCGCGAAGGCGACAGCAAGATGGACCTGGCGGTGCAGTTGGAGTCGGCCCTGCGCCCCTTCCGCCTCAAGTCCGCCGAGCGCCGCGCCCGGCGCCGCTGA
- a CDS encoding DeoR/GlpR family DNA-binding transcription regulator → MADETRPAFAAERRERILELVRANGAMALREIASRVRASEVTVRRDVRALEAEGLIDRRRGGAALPGRLGFEQSYTQKSGQAAPEKLAIATAAARLVEDDDAVVLGPGSTTEALARELVGRQNLTVVTNSLLVAEVFASAPGVEVVMTGGTLRGPIRALVGTAAEQALSGLRVRLAFVSGNGVTAERGLSTPNPAVASVDRGLVACAQEVVVLADHTKVGADTMVQTVAPEHIAHMITDNHADPEVLMTLEDMGTLVHVAVLEVDRGE, encoded by the coding sequence ATGGCAGACGAGACCAGGCCGGCGTTCGCGGCCGAGCGCCGCGAGAGAATCCTGGAGCTGGTGCGGGCCAACGGCGCCATGGCTCTGCGCGAGATCGCCTCGCGCGTGCGCGCCTCGGAGGTCACCGTGCGCCGCGACGTGCGGGCCTTGGAGGCCGAGGGCCTCATCGACCGCCGGCGCGGCGGCGCCGCCCTGCCGGGGCGGCTCGGCTTCGAGCAGAGCTATACCCAGAAGAGCGGTCAGGCCGCGCCCGAGAAGCTCGCCATCGCGACCGCCGCCGCCCGCCTCGTCGAAGACGACGACGCGGTGGTGCTGGGCCCGGGCAGTACCACCGAGGCCCTGGCGCGCGAGCTCGTAGGCCGCCAGAACCTCACGGTGGTCACCAACTCCCTGCTGGTGGCCGAAGTGTTCGCCTCGGCTCCGGGCGTGGAGGTGGTGATGACCGGCGGCACTCTGCGCGGCCCGATACGGGCCCTGGTGGGAACCGCCGCCGAGCAGGCGCTGTCGGGACTGCGGGTGCGCCTGGCCTTCGTCTCGGGCAACGGAGTCACCGCCGAGCGCGGTCTGAGCACCCCCAATCCCGCGGTGGCCAGCGTCGACCGCGGGCTCGTGGCCTGCGCCCAGGAGGTCGTGGTGCTGGCCGACCACACCAAGGTCGGCGCCGACACCATGGTCCAGACCGTGGCGCCCGAGCACATCGCCCACATGATCACCGACAACCACGCCGACCCCGAGGTCCTGATGACTCTGGAGGACATGGGGACCCTGGTGCACGTGGCGGTGCTGGAGGTCGACCGGGGAGAATAG
- a CDS encoding 4'-phosphopantetheinyl transferase family protein, whose amino-acid sequence MTALTCRLWWASPDDASPALLGLLDPGERERRERFRAAADRDRYLVAHALARLALARAAGCEPDRVSFTLRCRSCEHRRDRRPEPHGKPLPAGPAAGWEISISHSGDRVLLALTHGTPVGADVEQIAPGRDTDGLVDYCLRPRERGDLDRLPEGRRTEGFFGYWARKEALLKATGDGLSGGLGSVGVSGPFEPAAVVEWDSADAPVQVRLTDLDAGPGYRAALAALCAGPVNAQVCDTAELLGTRRTVG is encoded by the coding sequence GTGACTGCGCTGACGTGTCGGCTGTGGTGGGCCTCGCCGGACGACGCTTCCCCCGCGCTGCTCGGCCTGCTCGACCCCGGCGAGCGCGAGCGCCGCGAACGCTTCCGGGCCGCAGCCGACCGCGACCGCTACCTGGTCGCCCATGCGCTGGCCCGGCTGGCGCTGGCCCGTGCGGCCGGGTGCGAACCCGACCGGGTCTCCTTCACCCTGCGCTGCCGCTCCTGCGAGCACCGCCGGGATCGGCGCCCCGAACCGCACGGCAAGCCCCTCCCCGCCGGACCCGCCGCCGGCTGGGAGATCTCCATCAGCCACTCCGGCGACCGGGTGCTGCTCGCGCTGACCCACGGCACACCCGTGGGCGCCGACGTCGAGCAGATCGCGCCCGGCCGGGACACCGACGGCCTGGTCGACTACTGCCTGCGCCCGCGAGAGCGCGGCGACCTGGACCGGCTCCCCGAAGGGCGGCGCACCGAGGGCTTCTTCGGCTACTGGGCCCGCAAGGAGGCACTGCTCAAAGCCACCGGCGACGGCCTCTCCGGCGGGCTGGGGTCGGTAGGCGTCAGCGGCCCCTTCGAACCCGCGGCGGTGGTCGAATGGGACTCCGCCGACGCGCCCGTGCAGGTGCGGCTCACCGACCTCGACGCGGGTCCCGGCTACCGCGCCGCCCTGGCGGCGCTGTGCGCCGGACCGGTGAACGCGCAGGTGTGCGACACCGCCGAACTGCTGGGGACCCGCCGCACCGTCGGCTGA
- a CDS encoding prolyl oligopeptidase family serine peptidase codes for MAAHHGIARDDDRAALLCVVDTVHGTQVADPYRWLEEPESPATRRWLAEREHEFAAAVRGWPLRAPLAECIRDLVATDLWTPPLHRGRRVFATRRPAGGDHPAVVAVTDGDDDSGDGREHTVFDPHTFDPTGATTLDSWEPSPDGERVAVQTSTGGTERGALRVLSVPTGLPVEAPVEGVRYSDVAWIGPDAFYYVRRDGGDGRRGVWLHRVSPTGPEPDVLVRACTGRRTVPGVRLLGRRWLVVTESHGTGHRNDVWIADLAPGGASGTGRYDAPAWRTVHAGEEIESHPDLGPDGLLYLRTTLGAPRRRVCAADPRRPGTAHWREAVGEDPGAVLDGFAATGSAEFPELLVARTRLGISELTAHGADGRLLRRIDLPGEGMATRLESDGRGGAHLCYADVATQQCVLALDAGGTRPRPWPPGSQPHPPVTVRRRTLHCRSADGTRVPVTLFRAGGGPVGDASSAAVPDDPAEPGPTVLHAYGGFGRPRQFGFSATVLAWLLAGGRYAVAHVRGGGDFGQGWHLRGARRDKPRSVEDLTAAGDALVEAGVCRREQLCLSGGSAGGLLVLAAAAQRPDLCSAVIASAPLADMARFERLGLGPMWIREFGTAADPEDFAALMSYSPYHRVLDDGARARPAVLLTGFHGDTRTDAAHPRKMCAALLHHGGGTRPALLRYEHDVGHGPRAVTKAIELAADAHAFAAAETGLAFPREPAAAPEGARLLRRWEQA; via the coding sequence ATGGCCGCCCACCACGGGATCGCCCGCGACGACGACCGGGCCGCGCTGCTGTGCGTCGTCGACACCGTGCACGGGACGCAGGTCGCCGATCCCTACCGCTGGCTGGAAGAACCCGAATCCCCCGCCACGCGCCGATGGCTGGCCGAGCGCGAACACGAGTTCGCCGCGGCCGTCCGGGGGTGGCCGCTGCGCGCGCCACTGGCCGAATGCATCCGCGACCTGGTGGCCACCGACCTGTGGACGCCGCCGCTGCACCGCGGCCGCCGCGTCTTCGCCACCCGCCGCCCCGCCGGGGGCGACCACCCCGCTGTCGTCGCCGTCACCGACGGCGACGACGACAGCGGCGACGGCCGCGAACACACGGTGTTCGACCCGCATACCTTCGATCCCACCGGCGCCACCACGCTGGACTCGTGGGAACCCTCCCCCGACGGCGAGCGGGTGGCCGTGCAGACCTCCACCGGGGGCACCGAACGCGGTGCGCTGCGTGTACTGTCGGTTCCCACCGGCTTGCCGGTCGAGGCGCCCGTCGAAGGCGTGCGCTACTCCGACGTCGCCTGGATCGGCCCCGACGCCTTCTACTACGTCCGCCGCGACGGCGGCGACGGCCGCCGCGGCGTGTGGCTGCACCGCGTCTCCCCCACCGGCCCCGAACCCGACGTTCTGGTGCGCGCCTGCACGGGGCGGCGCACGGTCCCCGGTGTACGGCTGCTGGGCCGGCGCTGGCTGGTGGTCACCGAGAGCCACGGCACCGGCCACCGCAACGACGTCTGGATCGCCGACCTGGCGCCCGGCGGCGCCTCCGGTACCGGCCGCTACGACGCCCCGGCCTGGCGCACCGTCCACGCGGGCGAAGAGATCGAGTCCCACCCCGACCTCGGCCCCGACGGCCTGCTGTACCTGCGCACCACACTGGGCGCCCCGCGGCGGCGCGTGTGCGCCGCCGACCCCCGCAGGCCCGGCACCGCCCATTGGCGCGAGGCGGTCGGCGAGGACCCCGGGGCGGTCCTGGACGGTTTCGCCGCGACGGGCAGCGCCGAGTTCCCCGAGCTGCTCGTGGCCCGCACCCGGCTGGGCATCAGCGAGCTCACCGCCCACGGCGCCGACGGCCGCCTCCTGCGCCGGATCGACCTGCCGGGCGAGGGCATGGCCACCCGCCTGGAGTCGGACGGCCGGGGCGGCGCCCACCTGTGCTACGCCGACGTCGCCACCCAGCAGTGCGTCCTGGCGCTGGACGCCGGCGGCACCCGGCCGCGCCCGTGGCCGCCGGGGTCGCAGCCGCACCCGCCCGTAACGGTCCGGCGCCGCACCCTGCACTGCCGCTCGGCCGACGGCACGCGCGTGCCCGTCACCCTGTTCCGGGCCGGCGGCGGCCCGGTCGGGGACGCCTCCTCCGCCGCCGTCCCCGACGACCCCGCGGAGCCGGGCCCGACCGTCCTGCACGCCTACGGCGGGTTCGGCCGGCCACGGCAGTTCGGGTTCAGCGCGACGGTACTGGCCTGGCTGCTGGCCGGCGGCCGCTACGCGGTGGCCCACGTCCGCGGCGGCGGCGACTTCGGGCAGGGATGGCACCTGCGCGGCGCCCGCCGCGACAAGCCCCGCTCGGTCGAGGACCTCACCGCCGCGGGCGATGCGCTCGTCGAGGCGGGCGTGTGCCGGCGCGAACAGCTGTGCCTGTCAGGCGGGTCCGCCGGCGGTCTGCTGGTCCTGGCCGCCGCGGCGCAGCGCCCGGACCTGTGCTCGGCCGTCATCGCCTCGGCTCCGCTGGCCGATATGGCGCGGTTCGAACGGCTGGGGCTGGGCCCCATGTGGATCCGCGAGTTCGGCACCGCCGCCGACCCCGAGGACTTCGCCGCGCTGATGTCCTACTCGCCCTACCACCGCGTCCTGGACGACGGCGCCCGCGCACGGCCCGCGGTGCTGCTGACCGGTTTCCACGGCGACACCCGCACCGACGCCGCGCACCCGCGCAAGATGTGCGCGGCGCTGCTGCACCACGGCGGCGGGACGCGCCCGGCGCTGCTTCGCTACGAGCACGACGTCGGCCACGGCCCCCGCGCGGTGACCAAAGCGATCGAGCTCGCGGCCGACGCCCACGCCTTCGCCGCCGCCGAGACCGGTCTCGCCTTCCCGCGGGAGCCGGCGGCCGCGCCGGAGGGCGCCCGGCTGCTGCGGCGGTGGGAGCAGGCGTGA
- a CDS encoding JmjC domain-containing protein — MTERLFTETLPAAVGEDLLSTRLSTDVVFADLGAETVRPLLTFDALNDILSRCALEPPRLRLHREGAPVPPARYTDAGTGSGADRSVIRPDGLYRELRGGASLVLDAVDRLHAPVQEATDDLMRLVRERAQVNLYLIWGDSHGFDTHWDDHDTFVVQVEGTKSWKVHGPGSRPHPMKVDSDHGHTPPEGTVWEGVLSPGHVLHVPRGWWHTVAGTGDVSMHLTFGFTRATGIDWARSLLERLYDVDFFRTDLPRFGSAEERRKHRHELVRRLADAAEQHDLDGFLDEHDSRFPRRQSFALPWAVDGTAPQAGTQVEFVPILPPPLQREDGRVAVTVSGKRYRLPAAAEPVLAELARKPHTTAGELADDSGTPLETTAAVLQALVRHQLVLLR, encoded by the coding sequence GTGACCGAACGCCTGTTCACCGAGACGCTGCCGGCCGCCGTGGGCGAGGACCTCCTCTCCACGCGGCTGTCCACCGACGTCGTCTTCGCCGATCTCGGCGCCGAGACGGTCCGCCCGCTGCTGACCTTCGACGCGCTCAACGACATCCTGTCCCGCTGCGCGCTGGAGCCCCCGCGCCTGCGGCTGCACCGCGAAGGCGCACCGGTGCCGCCTGCGCGCTACACCGACGCGGGCACCGGTTCGGGGGCCGACCGTTCGGTGATCCGGCCCGACGGCCTCTACCGCGAGCTGCGCGGGGGCGCGAGCCTGGTGCTGGACGCCGTCGACCGGCTGCACGCCCCCGTACAGGAGGCCACCGACGACCTGATGCGGCTCGTACGCGAACGGGCGCAGGTGAACCTGTACCTGATCTGGGGCGACTCGCACGGCTTCGACACCCATTGGGACGACCACGACACCTTCGTCGTCCAGGTCGAGGGGACCAAGTCCTGGAAGGTCCACGGCCCCGGGAGCCGCCCGCACCCGATGAAGGTCGACTCCGACCACGGCCACACGCCGCCCGAGGGCACCGTGTGGGAGGGCGTCCTCTCGCCGGGCCACGTCCTGCACGTGCCGCGCGGGTGGTGGCACACGGTCGCGGGCACCGGCGACGTCAGCATGCACCTGACGTTCGGTTTCACCCGCGCTACGGGCATCGATTGGGCGCGTTCGCTCCTGGAGCGCCTTTACGACGTAGATTTCTTTCGGACCGATCTGCCGCGGTTCGGTTCAGCCGAGGAGCGGCGCAAGCACCGGCACGAACTGGTCCGCCGGCTCGCCGACGCGGCCGAGCAGCACGACCTCGACGGCTTCCTGGACGAGCACGACTCCCGCTTCCCCCGGCGGCAGTCCTTCGCCCTGCCCTGGGCGGTCGACGGCACCGCACCGCAGGCCGGCACGCAGGTGGAGTTCGTGCCGATCCTGCCTCCACCCCTGCAGCGCGAGGACGGCCGGGTCGCGGTCACGGTCTCGGGCAAGCGCTACCGGCTGCCCGCGGCCGCCGAGCCGGTCCTGGCCGAGCTCGCCCGCAAACCGCACACGACGGCCGGCGAACTGGCCGACGACTCCGGCACCCCGCTGGAGACCACGGCGGCGGTCCTGCAGGCGCTGGTGCGCCACCAGCTGGTCCTGCTGCGGTGA
- a CDS encoding dienelactone hydrolase family protein: protein MPENPSHLGSFHDWVELARSSHGLFGSGGSGPDPARLRAVLGLLAPPEDVYLREGRTWRRDGVDGREVSWWPGFGPRTRAWVLRPAGATEPLPGLLTLHCDAGVKHLGRERLADGPDGPAPASARLRTDLYAGRAVADDLARQGFTVLCHDAFSWGSRGFEAAAMPERVLRDAEAELAARPGPPPGAAERYDAAARHHEHTLAKYCTLLGTSFAGMVVREDILALDHLAARPDVRTDAIGCVGLSGGGWRATLLHALDARIRAGAVAAMMSTFAQLPARHVDPHTWMLLPPGLSRECDWPELAAARAPAPLLVQYAEQDHLFTPEGMRGADAVLRARYTAARHPSGYRGSFHPGGHAFSEPMQREAAEWLREHLG, encoded by the coding sequence ATGCCGGAAAACCCTTCCCACCTGGGGAGCTTCCACGACTGGGTGGAGCTGGCCCGCAGCAGCCACGGGCTGTTCGGCTCCGGCGGCAGCGGACCCGACCCCGCGCGGCTGCGTGCGGTGCTGGGGCTGCTCGCCCCGCCCGAGGACGTGTACCTGCGCGAGGGCCGCACATGGCGCCGCGACGGCGTCGACGGCCGGGAGGTGTCGTGGTGGCCCGGCTTCGGCCCGCGCACGCGCGCCTGGGTCCTGAGGCCGGCCGGCGCGACGGAACCGCTGCCGGGCCTCCTCACGCTGCACTGCGACGCCGGTGTCAAGCACCTCGGACGCGAGCGGCTCGCCGACGGCCCCGACGGCCCGGCACCCGCCTCGGCCCGGCTGCGTACCGACCTCTACGCCGGCCGGGCCGTCGCCGACGATCTGGCGCGGCAGGGCTTCACCGTGCTGTGCCACGACGCCTTCTCCTGGGGCAGCCGGGGCTTCGAGGCCGCGGCCATGCCCGAGCGGGTACTGCGCGACGCCGAAGCCGAACTCGCCGCCCGCCCCGGCCCTCCCCCCGGCGCGGCGGAGCGCTACGACGCCGCCGCCCGCCACCACGAGCACACCCTCGCCAAGTACTGCACGCTGCTGGGCACCTCGTTTGCGGGAATGGTGGTGCGCGAGGACATCCTGGCGCTGGACCACCTGGCCGCCCGGCCCGACGTGCGCACCGACGCGATCGGCTGTGTGGGCCTGTCGGGCGGCGGGTGGCGGGCGACGCTGCTGCACGCGCTCGACGCCCGGATCCGCGCCGGGGCGGTGGCCGCCATGATGTCGACCTTCGCCCAGTTGCCGGCGCGGCACGTCGACCCGCACACGTGGATGCTGCTGCCGCCGGGACTGAGCCGCGAATGCGACTGGCCCGAGCTGGCTGCCGCCCGCGCCCCCGCGCCGCTGCTGGTGCAGTACGCCGAGCAGGACCACCTGTTCACCCCCGAAGGGATGCGCGGCGCCGACGCCGTGCTGCGGGCCCGCTACACCGCGGCCCGCCACCCGTCCGGCTACCGGGGGAGCTTCCACCCCGGCGGGCACGCCTTCTCGGAGCCGATGCAGCGAGAGGCGGCGGAGTGGCTGCGCGAGCATCTCGGTTGA